The sequence CGACCGGCAGGCCCAGGACAGTGGTCACCTTCATGTCGGCGTGGCCGACGGTCTGGCCGGTGTCGCCGGCGCGCAGGGTGATCACCGCCTGATAGACGATCGCGCCGTCCTGGGTGGTGACGGTGCCCTGCCAGGTGCCGACGTACCCGGCGGGCAGGGGGCCGGGCCGCAGCGTACTGGCCGGGGCCGGCGTCGCGGAGCCGTCGGGAGTGGACCGGCCGGGGGAGGTGACCGGGCCCGACGTGTCCAGGGAGATCGCGGGACCGGTGGTCCGCGTGCCGATGTCCCCGTCGTGGCCGGTCGGCGAGCCGTGGGAGTGCCTGACCAGGAGGACGACGAGCAGGACGACGACCGCCAGGCCGAGCGCGCCCGCCGCCGCGACCGCGATCAGCGCGCGTCGTTGCGACCCGCCGGCCGGCGGTCCGGGTGCCGCTGGGCTCGCCCCCGGCGGACCGGGCGGGATGGGTACCGGACCGGGGTAGTGCCCCGGCGTCGCGACCGTCACGAGTCCCGAGGGGGCTTCTCCAGCCGGCGTGAGGTACCCGGCCGGCGCCGCGTATCCAGGCGGTGGCAGGGATCCACCTGGGGGGACTGTTCCGGCCGGAGGGACGGATCCGCCTGGAGGGACGGTTCCAGCCGGCGGGATCGATCCGGTTGGTGGGACGCGGGCGTAGGGCGGGCCGGGCTCGCTGGGTGTGTCCAGGTCGAGCAGGGCGACGGCCTGGCGGCTCAGGTTCGTGACCAGGTCCGCCGGCAGCCAGCCCGCCGCCATCAGAGCGGCGGCGCCGTCGGGCGCGAGCGCGGACACCAGCGCGCGCGGGGTGGGCCGCGCCGCCGGGTCCTTGTGCAGGCAGGCCCGGACCAGTTCGCGCAGCTCGGCCGGCAGCCCGTCGAGGTCGGGCTCGCGGGTGAGCACCCGGTGCAGCACGGACGCCATGCCGGAGCCGTCGAACGGCCCGGCGCCCGTCGCGGCGAACACCAGCACGGAGCCCAGCGAGAACACGTCGCTTGCCGGGCCGATCTCGGCGCCGTGGACCTGTTCCGGGGCCATGAACGCGGGGGAGCCGACCACCGCGCCGCTGGTGGTCAGTACCGAGGCGTCGACCGCCCGGGAGATCCCGAAGTCGATGACGCGCGGCCCGTCGGGGCTGAGGATGACGTTCGACGGCTTGAGGTCACGGTGGACCAGCCCGGCGCTGTGCACGGCGATCAGCGCCTCGGCGAGGCCGGCGCCGAGCGCGCGCACGCTCGCCGCCGGCAGCGGGCCGTGGTCCGCTACCGCCCGCCCCAGGGACGGCCCCGGGATGTACGCGGTGACGAGGTAGGGATGCTCGGAGTCGGGATCGGCGTCGATCAGCGGGGCGGTCCAGGGACCGCCGACCCGCCGGGCCGCGTCGACCTCCCGGCGAAACCGGGTCCGGAACGCCGCCTCGTCCGCGTACTCGGGGCGGATCACCTTGACCGCGACGGTCCTGCCGCCCTGGTTGCGGGCCAGGTAGACCCGGCCCATCCCACCGGCGCCGAGGGTGCCGAGCAGCCGGTAGCCACCGACGGCGACAGGGTCCCCGACACGAAGCGGTCTCACGCGCGGCCGTCCTCCTCCTCGACGCGGGGGTCAGCGGCAGCTGCAACATCCTCAGTTCCCCGAAGAGGTTAGCGATGAGCGTGCGGACGTGTCGCGGCCGGCCGCCGGCGACCGGTCCCGATCGGCGGTCAGCGGTCGGACTCGGCCGACTGCCCGGCTGTCTTGGCGGCGCTCGTCGCCCACCGGATCCCGGAGACCGCGCCCCAGCCGGCCAGCCGGCCGACGGTGCCCTCGAGGACGGGCAGGTAGGGCAGCCGCAGTGGGCGCCGCGTCCACACCGGCATCAGGCCGACGGCCGCGGCCGCGAGCGCGCTGTACGGAGCCCGGGCCGCGAGCGGGAGCGGCGCGCTGACCAGCAGATACCGGGCGGCCTGGCGGGCCTGCGGCGTGCCGGCCAGCTCCGGGCGGTAGGCCGCGAGCTGCTCGGCCAGCGCGGCCACGGTGCGCGGCGGGTCGTCGATGCCGAGCTTCTCGGCCACCAGACCGGTGTCCAGCACGTAGCCGTCCTGCTCGGCCGGGGTCAGCGGATCGGTGCCGTATCGCTGGTAGGCGGCGAGGAAGCTGTCGATCTCCGCGAGATGCACCCAGCGGAGCAGGTGCGGGTCGGAGGCCGCGTACTGCCGGCCGTCGGGCGCCGTCCCGCGGACCCGGCGGTGCACGCCCCGCACCCGGGCGATCGCCCGTTCCGCCTCGTCCTCGGGACCGAACGTCGTCGCCGCGAGGAAGAAGCTGGTCCGCTGCAGGCGGCCCCACGGGTCGGCGCGGAAGTCCGAGTGCGTGGCCACGCCGGCCATCGCCAGCGGGTGCAGCGACTGCAGCAGCAGCGCGCGCAGGCCGCCGACGAACATCGCCGTGTCGCCGTGCACCCGCCGGATCGGCCGGTCCTCCGCGAACCACCGCTTGCCGGGGGCATCGAAGATCTGCTCACGCCGGCGCGCGCCGTCCGGCCCGGAAACCCGGGCGAAGACCTCGCCGCCCACCCGGGCGCGGATCTCGGCCGCGTCGACGGGCAGCCTCGGCAGCACCATCACCCCATCATGCGCGCCGCCGCGTTGACCCGTTGGATCCGCACAATGATCGTGAGGACGGACACGCGGGCTGGCCGGGCCGGCCACGGCACTAGGATTTGATCGCATGGAATGCCCCTCCGGCGACGTCCAGCACCTGCTGTCCAGGTATCAGCCGGCGGACGGCGGCGAGGCGGCGGACGTGGCCAGGACGCTGGCCATGGTCGAGAGCACGCCCGACCCCTGGTCCCGCGGCGTGTCGCCGCATCTCACCGCGTCGGCGGTGGTCGTCCACCCGGAGACCGGTCGGGTGCTGCTGCGCTGGCACGAGCGGATGGAGAGTTGGCTGCAGATCGGTGGCCATGGCGACCCGGGCGAGGCTGACCCGCTGGCCATCGCCCTGCGGGAGGGCCGCGAGGAGACGGGCCTGGCCGATCTGCGGCCCTGGCCGACCGCCGCGCTGCGGCACGTGGTGGTGGTCTCGGTGCCCGGCAACGCCCGGGAGCCCGCGCACGAGCACGCGGACCTGCGCTTCGTGCTGGCGACCGCGACCCCCGACGAGGCCCGGCCGGAGAAGCCGACGGCGCCGCTGCGCTGGCTCAGCGTGCCCGACGCGCTG is a genomic window of Pseudofrankia inefficax containing:
- a CDS encoding serine/threonine-protein kinase, producing the protein MRPLRVGDPVAVGGYRLLGTLGAGGMGRVYLARNQGGRTVAVKVIRPEYADEAAFRTRFRREVDAARRVGGPWTAPLIDADPDSEHPYLVTAYIPGPSLGRAVADHGPLPAASVRALGAGLAEALIAVHSAGLVHRDLKPSNVILSPDGPRVIDFGISRAVDASVLTTSGAVVGSPAFMAPEQVHGAEIGPASDVFSLGSVLVFAATGAGPFDGSGMASVLHRVLTREPDLDGLPAELRELVRACLHKDPAARPTPRALVSALAPDGAAALMAAGWLPADLVTNLSRQAVALLDLDTPSEPGPPYARVPPTGSIPPAGTVPPGGSVPPAGTVPPGGSLPPPGYAAPAGYLTPAGEAPSGLVTVATPGHYPGPVPIPPGPPGASPAAPGPPAGGSQRRALIAVAAAGALGLAVVVLLVVLLVRHSHGSPTGHDGDIGTRTTGPAISLDTSGPVTSPGRSTPDGSATPAPASTLRPGPLPAGYVGTWQGTVTTQDGAIVYQAVITLRAGDTGQTVGHADMKVTTVLGLPVDPIDCTGDLRLVGFGGPSGNEVVVGDIAGSGKNVTLLGLPACTEGGTTRLLLGSDGQLTYTSEDVPGGRPSGTLRRQQ
- a CDS encoding NUDIX hydrolase — its product is MECPSGDVQHLLSRYQPADGGEAADVARTLAMVESTPDPWSRGVSPHLTASAVVVHPETGRVLLRWHERMESWLQIGGHGDPGEADPLAIALREGREETGLADLRPWPTAALRHVVVVSVPGNAREPAHEHADLRFVLATATPDEARPEKPTAPLRWLSVPDALDLVAEDNLRETLLRTRSLLGV
- a CDS encoding oxygenase MpaB family protein; this translates as MVLPRLPVDAAEIRARVGGEVFARVSGPDGARRREQIFDAPGKRWFAEDRPIRRVHGDTAMFVGGLRALLLQSLHPLAMAGVATHSDFRADPWGRLQRTSFFLAATTFGPEDEAERAIARVRGVHRRVRGTAPDGRQYAASDPHLLRWVHLAEIDSFLAAYQRYGTDPLTPAEQDGYVLDTGLVAEKLGIDDPPRTVAALAEQLAAYRPELAGTPQARQAARYLLVSAPLPLAARAPYSALAAAAVGLMPVWTRRPLRLPYLPVLEGTVGRLAGWGAVSGIRWATSAAKTAGQSAESDR